Proteins found in one bacterium genomic segment:
- a CDS encoding amino acid permease, with the protein MENPLFAKKPLQMLLDEAAGENRLRRCLGPVTLTSLGVGAIIGTGIFVLTGIAAHDKTGPALILSFVAAGIACIFAALCYAEFASLTPVAGSAYTYAYATLGEMFAWIMGWDLVLEYSVSSAAVAHGWSHYFQNFIGIFNLHIPFAVTRAPFDYDPGLGALVTTGTVIDLPALIIAGLVTVLLVKGIKESATVNTTIVITKLVVVAMVIVVGAFYVNPDNWHPFAPYGLSGVSFFGHTIFGQTGNGGEPLGMLAGAAMIFFAYIGFDSLSTHAEEAKNPAKDIPIGIITSLILCTVLYIGVAAVLTGMVPYDKINIDAPVSDAFGQLHLPVLQFLISLGALAGITSVLLVMVLSQPRILLAMARDGMVPASFFGAIHPRFRTPWKSTILTGTFVGLAAAFLPLRILAELVNIGTLLAFVMVCAAVLIMRRKHPEAKRPFKAPLYPFVPIAGILSSMVLMFSLPAENWLRLAIWLAIGLIIYFTYSRHHTVLAKLRAEAQAAAARPVKNR; encoded by the coding sequence ATGGAGAATCCGCTGTTCGCCAAAAAGCCGCTGCAGATGTTGCTCGACGAAGCGGCTGGCGAAAACCGTTTACGCCGCTGTCTCGGCCCGGTGACCCTCACCAGCCTCGGTGTGGGCGCAATTATCGGAACAGGTATTTTTGTGCTCACGGGCATTGCGGCTCATGACAAGACCGGCCCGGCTCTGATTCTGTCCTTTGTGGCCGCCGGAATCGCCTGCATTTTTGCCGCGCTCTGCTATGCTGAATTTGCCTCGCTGACTCCGGTCGCGGGCTCTGCCTATACTTATGCGTATGCCACCCTCGGAGAGATGTTCGCCTGGATTATGGGTTGGGATCTGGTGCTCGAATATTCGGTCTCCTCGGCGGCGGTGGCGCATGGCTGGTCCCACTACTTTCAAAATTTCATCGGGATCTTCAATCTCCATATTCCTTTTGCCGTCACACGCGCGCCCTTCGATTATGATCCCGGACTGGGTGCGCTCGTGACGACCGGGACGGTGATTGATTTGCCCGCGCTGATTATCGCCGGGCTGGTGACCGTGCTGCTGGTGAAGGGCATCAAGGAGAGCGCGACGGTCAACACCACGATTGTGATCACCAAGCTGGTGGTGGTGGCGATGGTGATTGTCGTCGGCGCGTTCTATGTGAATCCCGATAACTGGCATCCGTTTGCGCCCTATGGTCTATCGGGTGTGAGCTTCTTCGGGCACACAATCTTCGGCCAGACAGGAAACGGCGGCGAGCCTTTGGGGATGCTGGCGGGAGCGGCGATGATTTTCTTCGCGTATATCGGCTTCGATTCGCTTTCGACGCACGCCGAAGAGGCCAAGAATCCGGCCAAGGACATTCCCATCGGCATTATCACCTCGCTGATTCTCTGTACGGTGCTTTATATCGGCGTGGCGGCGGTGCTCACGGGAATGGTGCCTTACGACAAGATTAACATCGATGCTCCGGTATCGGATGCTTTCGGCCAATTGCATCTGCCGGTGCTGCAGTTTCTGATTTCTCTGGGAGCACTGGCCGGCATTACCTCGGTGCTGCTGGTGATGGTCCTCAGTCAGCCGCGCATTCTGCTGGCAATGGCGCGCGACGGCATGGTGCCTGCAAGCTTTTTCGGAGCGATTCATCCGCGTTTCCGCACCCCGTGGAAGTCCACGATTCTGACCGGCACCTTTGTCGGCCTGGCGGCGGCCTTTCTGCCGTTGCGCATTCTGGCGGAGCTGGTGAACATCGGCACACTGCTCGCTTTTGTAATGGTCTGTGCGGCAGTGCTGATTATGCGCCGCAAGCATCCGGAGGCCAAGCGGCCTTTCAAAGCCCCGCTCTATCCGTTCGTGCCCATAGCAGGCATTCTCTCCAGTATGGTTCTGATGTTCTCCCTTCCCGCCGAAAACTGGCTGCGCCTGGCCATCTGGCTGGCCATCGGCCTGATCATCTATTTCACCTACAGCCGCCACCACACCGTGCTGGCCAAATTGCGGGCGGAGGCGCAGGCGGCAGCGGCAAGGCCTGTGAAGAACCGGTAA
- a CDS encoding S8 family serine peptidase has protein sequence MVETAWYAPKIMPACMDIAPATPNWENTQGYLGAAPLGLNAFYAHAYHPAGSGNPNAQCIVLDYEFVGNHEDLPSTFTELPSDTGNPTDNFSEHGDGCAGILFACENGYGVTGMSPAVRAFGARYWLYTDYTAGLIASAVALRPGESLSMSVQSVGPDPGYPCDSSCGDPAQFRCIALEYWDDVFAAVQTAIANGVLVYAASGNGQMDLDNAVYGNHFQRWYRDSGAILVGAGSATSPSPLCWSDYGSRIDLHAWGQLVSTIGQGNAPGFNPQGDKRQFYTTSFGGSSAATPMVCGAGNDLQGICQVKYGVALSPAQMHSILSLTGTPQQGTHHVGPRPNLHAAIRQIMPDVLPWTPQGWTGPLVPRNVGNATSQSCGLTALNGNSATTYINTCLLDSALTPAPDAVHQGVPALVFLDGLPLCSLLWMPRILPRTLAFDTNRGPFTVAGGRHTLLLAIDSAHTFDEASRDNNSLYHQYVWSPLQLTAPGDVRLRAAPPLKSWGNPVYYNGDGFRASPPAESIWLGCALMPQSGNDLDLYSFPDTFSSASGFETFECASLSPPGEPELILINGAVAPQTSRLFEAVRSTDLSLSDYAVEADAGSAASQMPPYSAPAHFAADEVFDLYELFMVSGVSYIIRARNVSATIDVRLALFSPEAACQALRDAVISADSTGNGGSESISFTPQQSGVWAAVVLKAHSASYGQTGDYTFDFVPTALAAIAPAPHLMIQFWSDSNSVRLVWTHVNQDSLGNALYNRSYTVYRSPYISNALQPPDLIGETTDSSFVDTAAHALKYYYWVTVRSQ, from the coding sequence ATGGTTGAGACAGCGTGGTATGCTCCCAAGATCATGCCTGCCTGCATGGACATTGCTCCGGCCACTCCCAACTGGGAAAATACTCAGGGGTATCTCGGCGCGGCTCCCCTTGGACTGAACGCGTTCTATGCTCATGCGTATCATCCGGCGGGCAGCGGAAACCCGAATGCCCAGTGCATTGTCCTCGACTACGAATTCGTCGGCAATCATGAGGACCTCCCTTCTACCTTCACCGAGCTTCCCTCCGACACCGGCAATCCCACTGATAACTTTTCGGAGCACGGTGATGGCTGTGCCGGCATTCTCTTCGCCTGCGAAAACGGGTACGGCGTCACCGGAATGAGTCCTGCCGTCCGCGCCTTCGGTGCCCGCTACTGGCTCTACACCGATTACACGGCCGGCCTCATTGCCTCCGCAGTCGCGCTCCGTCCCGGTGAATCGCTTTCCATGTCCGTACAGTCTGTCGGTCCCGATCCCGGCTATCCCTGCGATTCTTCCTGCGGAGATCCCGCCCAGTTCCGCTGCATTGCCCTCGAATATTGGGATGATGTCTTCGCGGCGGTTCAAACCGCCATAGCCAACGGCGTCCTCGTCTATGCCGCCTCCGGCAATGGGCAGATGGATCTGGACAATGCCGTGTATGGCAACCACTTTCAACGCTGGTACCGCGATTCGGGCGCCATCCTGGTCGGCGCGGGCTCGGCGACATCTCCTTCTCCTCTGTGCTGGTCGGATTATGGCTCTCGAATCGACCTGCATGCCTGGGGACAATTGGTCAGCACAATCGGTCAGGGCAATGCCCCCGGCTTCAATCCGCAGGGAGACAAGCGGCAGTTCTACACCACGTCCTTCGGCGGCAGTTCCGCCGCCACCCCCATGGTCTGCGGCGCGGGCAATGACCTGCAGGGAATCTGTCAGGTCAAATATGGTGTGGCCCTCTCGCCCGCACAGATGCACTCCATTCTTTCGCTCACCGGCACGCCGCAGCAAGGAACTCATCACGTCGGACCTCGCCCGAATCTCCATGCGGCCATCCGCCAGATCATGCCGGATGTTTTGCCGTGGACCCCGCAAGGCTGGACCGGTCCGCTCGTGCCGCGCAACGTCGGCAATGCTACGAGCCAGTCCTGCGGCCTCACCGCTCTGAACGGCAACAGCGCCACGACCTACATCAACACCTGTCTGCTCGATTCGGCTCTCACGCCTGCGCCCGACGCTGTCCATCAAGGCGTTCCGGCGCTGGTGTTCCTCGACGGCCTGCCGCTCTGCTCTCTATTGTGGATGCCCCGCATCCTTCCGCGAACGCTGGCCTTCGACACCAACCGCGGGCCGTTTACAGTAGCGGGCGGGCGGCACACGCTGCTGCTGGCCATAGACTCGGCTCATACCTTCGACGAGGCCTCGCGCGACAACAACTCGCTCTATCATCAGTATGTCTGGTCGCCCCTGCAATTGACCGCACCGGGTGACGTCCGCTTGCGCGCCGCGCCGCCGCTTAAGTCCTGGGGAAATCCCGTCTATTACAATGGGGACGGCTTCCGCGCCTCACCTCCCGCAGAGTCTATCTGGCTTGGCTGCGCTCTCATGCCGCAAAGCGGCAATGATCTCGATCTCTACTCCTTCCCCGACACCTTCAGCAGCGCCTCGGGCTTCGAGACCTTCGAATGCGCCAGTCTTTCTCCGCCGGGAGAACCTGAACTGATTCTCATCAACGGCGCAGTTGCTCCGCAGACCAGCCGCCTGTTCGAAGCGGTACGTTCGACGGACCTATCACTCTCCGATTACGCCGTTGAAGCCGACGCGGGTTCAGCCGCCTCACAGATGCCGCCCTACTCCGCTCCCGCGCATTTCGCCGCCGATGAAGTCTTCGACCTCTATGAACTCTTCATGGTCTCGGGAGTGTCATACATCATTCGCGCCCGGAACGTCTCTGCCACAATCGATGTCAGGCTCGCGCTGTTCAGTCCTGAGGCCGCCTGTCAGGCGCTGCGTGATGCCGTCATCTCCGCCGACTCCACCGGCAACGGCGGAAGCGAGAGCATTTCTTTCACTCCTCAGCAGAGCGGTGTCTGGGCCGCCGTAGTCTTGAAGGCCCACAGTGCCTCCTATGGCCAGACCGGAGACTATACCTTCGATTTTGTGCCCACCGCCCTCGCCGCGATAGCTCCCGCGCCTCACCTCATGATCCAATTCTGGTCCGATTCCAACAGCGTGCGGCTGGTGTGGACGCATGTGAATCAGGACTCACTCGGCAATGCACTCTACAACCGAAGTTATACCGTCTACCGTTCGCCCTATATTTCGAACGCCCTGCAGCCGCCCGACCTGATCGGCGAAACCACCGACAGCAGCTTTGTAGACACCGCAGCGCACGCCCTTAAGTACTATTATTGGGTAACGGTTAGATCGCAGTAG